The nucleotide sequence CAGCCTTCACCCAGGTGCACGACGACGCGCTCGTCGGCCATGTTGTCCTTGAGCAGGCGCCCGTCTTCGGGATGCTTTTCGTTGAGCTGCAGCCGATCCTGTTCTCGGCTCAACCGCCGCGCCAGCTCGGGCGAGCCGGGGTAATAACGCAGCTCGTCATCGCTGTTGAGCGAGCGGATCACGCCAAGATAATCATCGAGCATTGCCGGACGCGCCTCGGCATTCCAGATGCGCTCGATGCCCTGCTGCCACTCGCCGGTGCGGCTGGCCTGGTCGCCCGCCAGATCGTAAAGGCCGATTCCGGCATGGCTGTCGAGGTAGGCAAAAGGCGCCTCCTTGCGCGACAACAGAGCAAAGATGCGGCTCAGGACCAGGTGTTTGAACACGTCGGCATGATTGCCGGCATGGAAGGCGTGGCGGTAGTTCATCAGGGGCTCCTCAAGAGCCGCGCAGTTTACCGCGCCGCCC is from Pseudomonas saudiphocaensis and encodes:
- a CDS encoding 23S rRNA (adenine(2030)-N(6))-methyltransferase RlmJ: MNYRHAFHAGNHADVFKHLVLSRIFALLSRKEAPFAYLDSHAGIGLYDLAGDQASRTGEWQQGIERIWNAEARPAMLDDYLGVIRSLNSDDELRYYPGSPELARRLSREQDRLQLNEKHPEDGRLLKDNMADERVVVHLGEGWHVPRALMPTREKRVVLLIDPPFEQADELSRCVTALKEALGRMRQTIGVIWYPIKDERQLKRFYQDLSRSGAPKLLRAELYVHPADDAQRLNGSGLAISNPPWGLEEELRELLPWLAKQLAQSEGGWRLDWLVEEKQA